One part of the Raphanus sativus cultivar WK10039 chromosome 7, ASM80110v3, whole genome shotgun sequence genome encodes these proteins:
- the LOC130497756 gene encoding CBS domain-containing protein CBSX6, translating to MASVFLYHVVGDLTVGKPEMVEFYDTETVESAIRAIGESTECGIPVWRKRSVLPPHPHPHGGVENSEMRQQRFVGILSSLDIVAFLARSECLEEDKAMKIPVSQVVSPNNSLLKQVDPATRLIDALEMMKQGVRRLLVPKSVVWRGMSKRFSILYNGKWLKNSENSGSSSGLSADSNRPATSKASSRDKFCCLSREDVIRFLIGVLGALAPLPLTSISSLGIINVDYNFIEASLPAIEATKRPPCDPSAIAVLEQTEDEKQFKIIGEISASKLWKCDYLAAAWALANLYAGQFVMGVEDNMSSRSFSDFLQTSFVGGGGGDQNGTATTKAKKFSSRSIGFNPTSPTRLSIGRSMYRGRSAPLTCKTSSSLAAVMAQMLSHRATHVWVTEADSDDDILVGVVGYGEILAAVTKQPSAFVPSNRSYEGFGNENQS from the exons atggCGTCGGTGTTTCTGTATCACGTGGTGGGAGATCTGACGGTGGGGAAGCCAGAGATGGTCGAGTTCTACGACACCGAGACCGTCGAGTCCGCCATTCGCGCCATCGGAGAGTCCACCGAGTGCGGGATTCCCGTCTGGAGGAAGAGATCGGttcttcctcctcatcctcatcctcatgGTGGGGTTGAGAACAGCGAGATGAGGCAGCAGAGGTTCGTTGGGATCCTGAGCTCTCTGGATATCGTTGCCTTCTTAGCTAGGAGCGAGTGCCTTGAAGAAGATAAAGCGATGAAGATCCCCGTCTCTCAAGTCGTTTCCCCTAACAACTCTCTCCTCAAACAAGTTGATCCCGCCACCAG GTTGATAGATGCTTtggagatgatgaaacaagGAGTGAGACGACTTCTAGTTCCGAAAAGCGTTGTTTGGAGAGGTATGAGCAAGAGATTCTCCATTCTTTACAATGGAAAATGGCTGAAGAACAGCGAAAACTCTGGCAGTAGCAGCGGTCTCTCCGCTGACTCCAACAGGCCTGCTACATCCAAGGCTTCAAGCCGGGACAAGTTTTGCTGTCTCTCAAGGGAAGACGTGATCCGCTTCCTCATAGGTGTCCTTGGAGCATTAGCTCCTTtgccactcacatcaatctctTCTCTTGGAATCATCAATGTAGACTACAACTTCATTGAAGCCTCTTTGCCAGCCATCGAAGCCACCAAAAGGCCACCATGTGATCCCAGTGCAATCGCCGTGTTGGAACAAACCGAGGACGAAAAACAGTTCAAGATAATAGGAGAAATCTCAGCTTCGAAGCTCTGGAAATGTGATTATCTCGCTGCAGCTTGGGCTCTAGCTAATCTATATGCAGGGCAGTTTGTGATGGGAGTCGAGGACAACATGTCATCAAGATCATTCAGCGACTTCCTCCAAACTTCATTtgtcggaggaggaggaggagaccaGAACGGAACAGCTACAACAAAGGCCAAGAAATTCAGTAGCAGGAGCATCGGTTTCAATCCGACAAGCCCGACAAGACTGAGCATCGGTAGGAGCATGTACAGGGGAAGAAGTGCGCCGTTAACTTGCAAAACGTCGAGCTCATTGGCTGCGGTTATGGCTCAGATGCTGTCTCATAGAGCCACACATGTTTGGGTTACAGAGGCTGATTCAGATGATGATATTCTTGTTGGAGTAGTGGGCTACGGAGAGATCTTAGCTGCTGTTACTAAACAGCCTTCTGCCTTTGTTCCTTCGAATCGTTCTTACGAAGGTTTTGGTAATGAAAATCAAAGCTAA